The Clarias gariepinus isolate MV-2021 ecotype Netherlands chromosome 24, CGAR_prim_01v2, whole genome shotgun sequence region agcTATTGATGTACAATGTTATATGTGACAAAGTCACAGTGCGACAGGTATTTATGAGTCGCCGTATaaagcttaaatcaaacttcactcatgcacacacatatgaaacagtcacatatacatatatactactaactgtttGAATAACTACATGAAGACTtatgacttcatactaaatattaaactgaaatgttgtaattgcattgcataaaataatttatataatttatttatattatattttaatcagactgacattaaaccgtactatccacactttacgtttttcttaattacaaagtttttgtgtttacctttatttataagcaatataaatttaacaaagtctaaacagcatgtatgttgttgctgctgctgaggaaatTAATCACATCTGGTTACTGAATGTGACCGAACATtaccgagctcaggggcgggaaacccatcgctcgcgcgtgtgaatgaaagagcgctggctttgctttgaatatagtgtttacggcagaggagtaattttaacacatacacactttattgtgaaactggcaacccggcctgttagctaagagggctgcgttccgatcggtaagtagtttctgagaagtagactgcacagggagcaggaagcacactttaaagtacactgcggcacggacagcagcaatcggctctccactgctcttcctgtgatatcccggatgtaaagacctgcattttagcgacttgaattttgtgacctgaattttgttacctgaatttttgcaacccgaattttattacctgaatttttgcaacctgaattttgttacctgaatttttgcaacctgaattttgttacctgaattttatcgacttgaatttgtaagattgaaaaataatgaagattgtatttttaacacttgaaaatagttttgaactgcaatttagtaacttgaatctttttgcattaaattttaaatgcttggattacatttttacttgaaatatacaaccacaataaattgcagtggcaaaaatttcaaacattgtaaatgctctaaggatttttttcaattcagatcaaattgcaatgcagaaaaattcaaacatatttattgcaacacgtttttttcagttcatgtaattcaacctgctattttgctttgagggattttggcactattatacttccatacaGTGCTAACATGTAAAAATTTCCATGTCTGTATTCACATGTCTTCACAACATTTCACATAAGGGTACTGTAATAGATTTCTCAGAGCAGTTTAGATCCATAAGAGTGTTTTGTTCgaggaaaaacagagagagaaagagagagtgacagagaggcaagggaaatgtggaggttgttactgtatacagtaatttCATCGCTTCgccacagaaaagccagtgtAGGAGTTGCAGCATGCTCATGGCGACCCTCCATATACAGAGCAGCCAGACTGGATGATTTACATCCCAGTAACCAAGCCTTTAGTAGAACTTtgccaaaaacaaacaagcaatagAAATACTACCTATTGTATATTCTACATTACTCACTAAAAGTAGGCCACCGCCCCCACTGCGACCTTAATAAGGTCTAATTGGAAGAAAAAATGGTTAATTTCCATAGGCaaatcatgtactgtaaattgcAGACTCGTTCCCCCACGAGCAGCATGGGAGATGTAACTCGGACAGCCAAAGCACAGAGAGACGGTAAAGCTGCGGCGAAGCAGCGCTGCTGTTCGTGTTGCTATGGGAAACCAAGTGAAAATTCATATTTCATAACTCCCCCGCCCCGGCCGTGTTGCTGGCTGTGTGGGAGCTGGGCTGCGTGGGCACTGAGTGGGTAAAGGCCCTCATTCTACAGTCTTGTTCAGTTTaatgcacacagacacgcagAAAAGAAAGACACAATAACATATTTTGACTGGATGCACTGTAGTATATAAAACCGCACAAAAATCCATTGATGCGTTGTTACAGACTGTATTTCACTAAAACTTACATGCTTTTACAGAATAtgaatttttttcaaatgaCCACGGCATATaggaaaacatttatttattgattgtaaGTATAGCAAAAGTACCTGAAACGCATGCGTGCATGATATTATAGAACAATtttgggatttatttattttaaatctaggTCTTTGGAGAAATTATTTTGGACCAAATTTTACTCAAATGAACATGCACACATTTAGGAAAATGGAAATGAGCGAAAATAATATCACATGTTTCAGGGGTTCTTGATTTCCACAACCCTGAACAGTTCACCTTTGACCTGATATGATACACCTGACCCACATCATGAAGGGCTTGTGGAGATGGATCAGGCTCGCTTAAAACTTGAAAAAAGTGTAGCAGGTCAGCAGGACTAGAATCGAGAACCAATGAGCTTGACACATTTTCCCTTTCGCTGCTTGGAAATGTGTCTTACCAAAATAGAACAAGGAAATTCGGAGACGATAAGTACCACAAAATTTTACACAAACCTTTACTCTGAGGAATTGTAGACCTTCCTCAGGAAGCTCTCGGGATGTATTTTAAATCTGTCATGCCCCTGGACATGCTAATCTGCTGGCTAACTTGGATTTAACTAAACAAATAGGTAGGAGCCTTCCATTGAacgcagtgagtagcttcttaGTTCTTAAACGAAAATGTCAGAGGACATATCCTGTGGTTCTGGCAAATATGTGTCAccattttaaaagggtcaaattatggGCCCACATtaagcaaaaaaactaaacaaaacaaataaacaactgaGGAGATTACTGATACTACTAAAATTGGTTCAAGAATTgtacaacacattattaaaacctggaaggatagtaaAGAACAATCGTCTtcaaggaagaaatgtggtcggaaaaaacatcctaaatgagcgtgatgggagatcacttaaacacaaaaaactacagtaaaacttacagctatgtttaatattaaattcaaGAGCTTTCCCACATTCACAATGtaaagagaactcaagggattgggactaaacagctgcgtaGTCTTAAGAAAATCACTGTCACAATCAGTCATAATCAGTGTTAAGAAATCAGCACTAGAAAATGATCCTGTGGTCTGATgcgtccagatttaccctgttttAAAGTGATCTGGACATCAGTGTAAGAAGAGAAGATAAAGTGGAAATgtaagtgatgcacccatcatgcctagtgttTACCGTACAAGCCtgtgtgttatgatctggagttgatTCTGTTGGTCAGCTCTAGgttatactgaatgaccaggtttttttaattaatggattttttttcttccctaataGCATAGGCATATTCCAACTGAGAATACCAGGATTTATCAggcttaaattgtgaaagagtgcttTAGGAAGCACGAGACACCATTTTTGCCCACCATAGAATCCAGGAGAGAACTGAATGTGACTCTGGATGTTGTAaaattgcataagcttattaaaataatgcaaaGCAAAAGAAGGTCCATGAATGTTGCATGAAATAGTTTTGTCCTCCATATCTGTCCTCCGTTTCCCTGCAACTTGATCGTGCAAATTCCAAATAATTCAGTGCAATTCTTTATCTTGTCTgacttatatataaaataaatgaaatccaAAAAACACTATACTGTAAGTTGGCTCTTAACATGGCCAATGGGATTCAATGAAAGCCAGAGAGGAACTTAAAGTGTAAATTGCGCCTAGTCATCTTTTTAATATCTGGAAGAACTCGTGAACGGACAGCATTGCATATTAGCCTTGGATGGTTTCCAGTGACAGGCgaggaagaaaacaaacagtTGTGTTTAAAGTCTTTCCAGGGGAAAAGCAAGAAGCGTTAATTACCACATGCTCTACTTTCCTCTGTCCGTTGTGATTTGTGTACTGTAATTAaaacgcacacatgcacagacgTACGCACAACACAAGACAATGAGGACGACGAGAAGACAGGGATTCAAGAGGAAAATCAAGGTAATTGTAGCAAGGGGATGCTCCATTTGCTCAATTAGGGGAAAAAACTGTTACAAAGACAGATGTTCATTTGAAGGAGGATATTAATGCGGTTCTACTAAGGGAAAGACATGGGCAGGTTTAATTCTATCAAAAATTTAAGTAGTGTAAAAGGTATTTGTAGCGCAAAAGCTGACAGGAAAGCAAATCCATATTTAATCCgtgattaaaagaaaagaaaaaaaaactcttagcTTTGGGTTTAAATTAAGGTTTACGAAAGTGTTGCAACAATGTGAGAATGAACGATTTGAAAGCACTGAATCtgaataataactttttttttttgctttattaaacAATCAGAAACAAAGCCACACTAGAAAAGGTAATGTAATAAATGCATACTTCTACATTGTAAGAATACAGGCAGAGGGTGGGGTGAGCACCAAAAACGAAAGAAAAACATAACAATcagttcacttttttttgttttgcttctcTTATTAGAAGCGACAGAGTACTTTAACTCAAACTGTAAAACACGGAACAcaatataaactaaaaataaaattttaactctCCACAGAAGCTATAAAACATGCTGAGGGGCTATCGTGTGAGACAGACTACTGTCCAAACTCTAGTAGAAGCAGAGGAGGAGTGAAAGGTCACTGATCCAGGCTTAGTTTCTAAGTTGacaatttgtatttatatatattatacattaaaagTTTCTCTTCAACCTCTGGTTATTGCGGTGGTGTGTGGAAAACCATCAGGGCGGCAGTGGAGGTCCTCTCACGCTACTTCTTCTTATCCCTTTGTTTCTGGAACAGAGACGACACCGTCAGCTTGGGGCTGCGTATACAATTTCATGCAGtgtagaacaaaaaaaacaacaacaacaacttcaaACCTTAATAAAAACTCACACTATACAGGGATAGAGATACATTTAAGCATAAGTGGGTTAGGaatgttatatagactgtgtaAGAAACCAGTACAAAGGAGTTGGTCAATATGAGACATTTGCTTAAATTTAAACCTAGAAATGttgaattaaacattttaagcacTTCCtgtgcataaataaaacaaacgagAGCATGGACACTCCTGTGATCTATACTCCCATGCCATCTGTATTATCGCCTAGCAACAAGTAATTAAAGCAGTATTGCTAGGAAACCGTTTCAGCCACAAGGAGGTCTATGGGGAGAAGATAAATCCCAGACACAACATGCTCTGTGGAGCTGGGTTTGCAACGCTGCCCTATTACATATCAGGTAGAAATTAGTCACACAAGCAAACTTGAGGATGTTTTTATTATACGAATAATCCAATATTTTGCCTACAATGAATTCTTTCGTTTAGGTACAGACTAAAATCCATACCCTTCTCTTCGATATGTAATTATTACATCGTAGCTTCAAGACATTAAAAtctaattaagaaaataaaaagaatgggTCTGTTGTTTTCCCCATTAAAATATATACGGCTTAATGCTatccatatatactgtatattttaattcttgtcatttttatttatttttttgctaagcACCAGAATGCTATTATGAAAGCGTTTATTTGCAGGCTTTATGTGTGCCTAAGAGCTCCTCTCATCATGTACTGTACCTGTTATGACTGATGTTCAGTAGATTAAATCACAAAAGTGATGTTACACTGATTACTAATGTTACACTGATTAGTGATGTTAAACTGATTAGTGACTTTATACTGATTACTACTGTTACACTAATTAATTATGTTACACTGTCTACTGATGTCACACTGATAAGTGAATGTTATATTATACTGATTATTGATGTTACACGATTACTAATGTTACACTAATCATATTAGTGATATTACACCCGTGACTAATGTTACACAAATTACTAATGTTACACTGATAAGTGATGTCACACTGATAACTAATGTTACACTGATCAGAAATGTTACACCAAGTAGTGGTGTTATGCAAATTAGAAATGTTACATTGAGTATCAAtgttacactgatgagtgacacTACACTGATTAACAGCATAAGGATGCTTTTAAACTGAGTCAAATATGTTGCAAATCCTGTGGCTGGTTTCAGAGTGGTGCAGCCAGTCTGTGTAATAGTGTCCAAGAATCGTCCTTTATTTGTTGTCATTCTTTCAACTATTCACACAAAATGAATCCACGACACATGCATTTTCCTACAGAATGACAGGGTCAGAATAACCATGAAGCTCCCAACTCCTCATTAGCAGAAACACATAATCTACATCcccttttctttgcatattgaACTTGTGAAGCCCTTAAAGCGACAGACACCAAATGTGCCTACACTGCAATCCTACAATTCAAACGCCACAAAATGTTACAATTCTAATATATACAGGTAACtaaatgatttttataaatattttgagaCATATGGCACCTATATATagcatttcactgtatatcaTAATGTGTATggctctgtactgtatgtgacaaataaaaatttgaatttgaatttttcaATTACAAGGAGTCATACACTGAACTGAACAATGTTACACTGACTAGAAATACTACACTGATTATCAGTGTTAcactaattattaattttacactaattatacattttacactGTCAGTGTTTTCCACTCATACagccgtggccaaaagttttgagaatgacaaaaattgtcattttcacaaagcctgctgcttcagtgttttaagatgtttttgTCAGTATACTGAATTTGCATTTCATGAGTGTCAAAGggttttattgacaattacattaagtttatgcaaataGTTGCTGcattatttgcagtgttgacccttctttttgTAAGACCTCTGGAATTCActctggcatgctgtcaatcaacatGCCAGGAGCACCTTGGCGTAAGGCAAAAGTGGTACTGTAACTAGGTTTCTTGGGACAAAAACATTTTGGGACCTGATTGATACCAGCCcgttcttgcataatcaatgcttgtgtgtttttttttatttgtccacaTGCCTCTGGagaattgaccacaagttctcaaccCTGGACCGAAAATCCAAATGTTTTGTTCCCCAAGCCACTAGCCTTATGGCAAGGTGTTCCATTAAcgctggaaaaggcattgtttgtCACCAAAACTGGAGCTGACTGGATGGTTGGCAGAAATCTTTCCCTAAGGATGGTTTTGCatcattctttatttatggCTATGTTTTTAGGCAAAACTGGAAGTGAGCCCACTCCATAGGGCTGAGAAGCATCCCTACACATGGACTCAGGTATACTGACAGGTGCCCAAgtatattttcctttttaaaaatctgtctgAGAGAATGATTGGTATAATGTCTGCTAATAATTAATCAATTGCAAATGGTAAAAAGGATAATAAAGGATACACATGCTCTGTGCACAGTTTTGCACGGTGAATGGCTCTtccttataaaatacattaaaattaataaaactcaaGCAACAGGGATCAGTGAGGCAACATAGCAATggtgtgaaaatgaaaaaaaaaaagctgaaagtcCTGTCCATGTCTGTGGATGGAGGaagcttcagacatcaaactgggCATTTGGGGGTACCAGATATGTCATGTacataaaaccttttaaaatgtgtaaatttgaCTAATACTGAAATATTTGACCCTATTTAGTAAAATTACACTGATTAGAAATGTGACGTTTGTAACGTCATACTGGTTAGTAATGTTGAGTTACTACACTTATAATATGATTTATCACTTTTGAGTCATATTATAAGATCAGTAACACTACACTGATTAATGATGTTAGTCTGATAAGTGATGTTACAGTCGATTGACTAGTTTCTAGTTTCACTGATTGGGAATGTCATACTCTGTGACATTATATTAAACTatgtaccttttaaaaaaaaatctctttattGTACTCTAATCAGTAAGTCAAGTCAAAAACATGAGTACCATGGACTTTGGAGACTTCCTCAAAATGAGATCCTACCAAGGATGTCTGGTGTTGTTCaaaaacatctactgtatgttctagtGGGAATCAGGTGTCTATTGCTTATTGACTCTGAAACACCTGATTCCCACTAGAACATGGAGCATACAGTTCTTGGTAGGATCTCACTTTGACAAAGTCAGCTCAAACAGCAACTGATAAACCTCCAATTATCCATGTACAGTCCCATTAAAAAACACCAACCGATGCAGAGGTGTGAGAAATCCCTACGTAATAAACCCCTGAGGAAATAAACTTTCTTGTTTGTGAGCTCAAAAAGTGTGAACACAACCTTGTTTTGGAttgaatgttgtttttcaagCATCTCAAACTTCGCTTACCTCTTCTCTTGGTTTGTCATCCTTCATCTTCTTCCTAGTCATGTGTCCCCGGAAGCCGGCCTGGATCTTAGTGGCAGCCTTGTTAGCAGCAGGGTCATCCAGAGGGATATCCATGATGTCCTCGTCTTGTGGCTGACCGCAGCCCTCCTAGAGGGCAGGTAACAGTGTGAGAGCCGCCATGTTGTTTATGagcaaattaaataattgatttaGGAATATTTGCAAGCAGCACTTCGTAAGAGTGTGAccaatattttatacattcataaAGTCTAAagtgtaaagcataaaaaatatcGTTTTACCATTCCTTCTGCCAAATTTTCTAATTTCTTTCAGTTTTTAGGCACAAATTCAACAAGTGGGATGAGAATCTTAACCTCATTTGAACAGGTGGCTCTATGCCTACTATAGGTTTATACCCCAAAATTCCTGAAAATATTTGTGCAACCCCCTTCATAGACTCATTATATCAAGTTACAACCAGTTGACATAACTTATTGTCATTATAGCACAACCAACTAATCAGCGTGGCGTATCCTCAGACCATGAAATTTCACTAATTCCCTTTTGCTTTATCTCTAATGAACCAGGCAGTAGATGAAGACATGCTTCCTTCCCTGTGGGTTCCTCtgagcacttttttttatcgTTCCCGTATGGCTAGTGCTTGTCATCTCTGCCCAATGAGGCCAGAGTTTCCGACATCGCATCTAATTTAGGTTGCCTGCTGGGGTTTACTGGTCTGTAGAGGCTGATGCTTTGAGGATCCTAAGCTTCAGCAAGAACCTTCGAAGGAACCGTGTCGAGCGGAAAAGGAAGCGCGATATTCCTTCGGGAAGTGTAAACATGCGATCTATTGCACGACAAATGAGGCCTCATGGGATggcctcttcttcttcctgctcAGTGAAGCCAAAGCTAAGATACTGCACAAGACTTTACACATTTCCTTTAAACTTTATACTTGGATACACCTTGGCATATTTATGTTGCTTATTCATAACAGAATTAGATATGGAACATGCATAGCTACTGAGCCCAAGTTACACAGAAACATCTTGCGTAAAAGTGCTCTCGCGAGTGCGTGTTGCTGCAGTTTGGAACATGCAAATGGCCATCTGTCTCATCGTTCACAAGCTTGATCTTTGGATTCTGCTCAAATAATACAGTTAGTGTTGATGCTTCCAGAAAGTTCGCAGCCCTCCAGTCAGAACCTACGCTTACGCAATGTCCTTCACCGCTCGCTCGTGTACTGTAGCTGACTCTTTCAGCCGACGGGCTTTGACTATAGAAATCTGTATCAGAAATTGCAAAGATGTTGAACGCTGTTTCCTGCAAACATTGTGACAGATAATAAGACAACAGCTGAAAAGTGCAATTTTCATCAGGCCTCAGCACCCCGAGCGACTGTTTAATTACTGCTTGCGTAGCAGACCTACTCATCCTTCTAttcaactcacacacacacacacacacacacactcactcacacattacagATGCAAAtcctaattaaacaaaaaagcttAGACTCTGAACatagatatttaaaataatgtctcATTTCTAACATAATTTTAAAGTACTATGATACCTGatcattttttct contains the following coding sequences:
- the nrgna gene encoding neurogranin (protein kinase C substrate, RC3) a; the encoded protein is MDCRKEGCGQPQDEDIMDIPLDDPAANKAATKIQAGFRGHMTRKKMKDDKPREEKQRDKKK